The Desulfobacteraceae bacterium DNA segment CCGGCCGACGCGCTGCTTCAGGCGCGCCGGGTTCCAGGGCAACTCGAAATTCAGCACGCAGTCCGCCGCCTGCAGGTTGAGCCCCGTGCCGCCGGCATCGGTGGAGAGAAAGACCCGGCAGTCGGGGTTGTGGGTGAACTCGTCGATCAGCGCCTGGCGTTTCGGGACCGGCACCTTGCCCGAGAGTTCCACGAACGGGATACCGGCATCCGAGAGGTGGCGGCCGATGAGGTAGGTCATGGTGGTCCACTCGGAGAAGATCACCATCTTGCGGTTGCTCTGCACCACCAGCTCGTCAACGATCCCGCGCAGCTCGTCGAGCTTGGGGGAAATCTTGGTTTTACGGTCGATGAGGTAGGTGGCGTTGCAGGCCTGACGCATCCGCAGCAGCAGCTCCTGCATGCGCCGCAGGTCGACCGGGGTCAGAAACTTCTTGTGGAGCAGCGGCATCAGGGCCTGGGCGTAGCCCGCGTGCAGCTTGCGCTGCTGGTGGTGCAGATCGATGTAGTAGGTGTTCTCCACCTGTTCGGGAAGATCGTTAAGCACCTCCTCCTTGCGGCGGCGGATCACCAGGCCCTGCAGCCGCTGGTGCAGCCGGTCCAGGTTGCGGTAGCCGACGATCTTGTTTTTGGTGCTGCGGCTGAGCATGAAATGCTCGGCCGCAAAGCGCCACAGCGGCGAGAGCAGCCGCGGGTCGAGAAACTGGACGATGGAGTAGACGTCCTCCAGCTTGTTCTCCAGGGGGGTGCCGGTCAGGACCAGGGCATGCCGCCGCGGCAGGCGCTTGACGGCATCGGCGGTCTTGGTGGAGAAATTCTTGATCCGCTGGGCCTCGTCCAGGATCACGAGGTCCGGCTCGAAGCGCCGGAGGGTGCTAACATCGCGCAGCACGGCCTCGTAGTTGGTGATCTTGAAATAGGCCGGGTCCTCGAGATAGGTCTCCCGGCGTTTTTTAGGCGGGCCCGACACGACCACCGCCTTTTGGTCCGAGAACCGCTCGATTTCCCGGCGCCACTGCTCTTTCAGGGAGGCCATGGTGACCACCAGCACCTTGCTGAAACCGAAAACCTCCTTTTTCAGGGTGGCCAGCGCGATGGCCTGCAGGGTCTTGCCGAGGCCCATCTCGTCGCCGATCAGGGCGGCATCGCGGTAGAGCCCGAAACGCACCCCGTCCTCCTGGTAGGGGTAGAGCCGGACCTTAAGGTTGGGCGGCGGCGGCGGATTCTTCTCGGCCAGCTCGACCAATTGCCGGCGTTCGGCGTCCCGCGCCAGGGCCGCGAAGACCCCCTCCTGGACCCGGACCTGCTTGTTGCCGTCCAGCTGCGGCAGCACATTCCATAAGGGGGCCATGCCATCTCCGGTGTAGGCCCCGTGCTGGTCGAAGCACGGCGCCAGGATCCGCCGCAGGTCCACGGTCTGGTCCTTGGGCAGCTCCGAGAAGACCCGCGGGGCGGCATCGGCCGAGTCCCAGTAGAGATCCACGAAAGGGAAGCGTTCCTGCGCCAGACGCTTGGCGAAGTCTTTGCGGCGCTTCAAACGCTGGGTCAGGCAGATGAGATGCTTGCAGGTTCCCAGGCGGTTGATGAGGTAATCGGGGCAGGTGCAGTGCCCGCCGCCCTGGTCCGGGGTGTGCAGGGTCACCGTGTACTGCCGCCCGTTTTCGGTTTCCAGCAGGTGCTGCCCCTTGAGCATCTCGCCTTCGGTGATCTTGAAATGCTCGTTGCGAGCGCGGCTTTTACGGTCCTCCAGGGCCTGGGTGCGGATCTCCTCGGGGGTGAGAAAGGCCTCCTGGTCCGGCTCGGGCGGCGACTGCCGGGCTTGACGCGCGTCCAGCAGGTCCTTGGTGTAGAGCAGGACCGCCACGGTGTGTTTGCAGCCGTTGCCGGGATAGGGACAGGAACACGAGGTGGCCAGCGCCTGGCCGCCGAGATCGACGCGGGTGGTGTAGTCGCCGTAGCTGCCGTCCACTTGGTAGGCGAAGCGCCCGGCTTCAAAATCCTGGTCCTCCAGAATGAAGGCGCCGTTTTCGTAAAGGCGCAGCCCCCGTTTGTAGATCAGGAAAGAGTCGGCCACGTCGTGGCGGATGAGGTCGCGGGTCAGGGCGAACATGCAATGGTCTCCTTTCAGTGGGGTGCAAGCCGCGGCGGTGCTTCAGGGGCGCTGGCCGGCGGGCATGGGCGGCACCAGCAAGGTGGGGTCGATGCGCTGCTCGAACCAGTTCATGCGCCAGTCCAGGTGGGAACCGGTGACCCGCCCGCTGGCGCCCACGCGGGCGATCACCTCGCCCTGGCGAACGGCCTGCCCCTCGCGCACCAGGATGGCGCTCAAATGCAAAAATGTAGAGGACACCCCGTGGCCATGGTCGAGGATCAGGGTGCGGCCGGAGAAGAACATGTCCGGGTGGACCAGGCTGACCACCCCGTCGGCCGGGGCTTTGACCGGGGTGCCGGCCGGGGCCGCGATGTCGACGCCGTAGTGGGGCCGGCGCGGTTCGCCGTTTAGAATCCGCTGGCTGCCGTAAACCCCCGAGATCCGGCCGTGGACCGGCCAGATGAAGCCCCGGGCGAAATCGGTGCGTGGGTCGTCGCGCTCGCGGGCCGTGCGCGCCAGCGCCGCCTCCCGCCGGATGCGCTTGAGGTCCTCGGGCGCCGGCGTCACCTTGCGCTGAGGCAGCCCGCCGATCCGCTGGATATCGTAGCTGCGGGCGGCGATGCGCACCGGGTGGCGTGTTTCACCGCCGTCGGCGGTGCGCAGGGTGAGGACGGTTTCCAGCGGCGCATCACGGTCAAAGCCGATCACGAAAAGCCCGTCGGGCGAAAGGCGCAAGGTGCGCCCCTGGAAGGCGACCGTGGTCCCCGGCGCCGCCCGGCCGATCAGCAGGCCCCCCTGCACCCGCTGGCCCTTCAGCTCGATAGCGGCTGCCGGCGCCGTCAGGGCCAGCAGAACCAGACCAGAGACCAGGGGGCGCCAAAAGATGGTGTGCATGACTTCAACCCCGTTTCAATTCTGACGGTTCCGTAAAAAGCCCAAGTTCTGCGTTGCGCTGCATCTCGAAGTCGCTGCGGCGTACCTTAAGTACGCCTCACGCCTCGAGATTTGCGCGCCTTGAACTTGAACTTTTTTCGAAACCGTCTGGTTTTTGACTTTTTACCGCTTTATCAATTCTGACGGTTCCGTAAAAAACCCAAGTTCCCCGTTGCGCCGCGTTTCGAAGTCGTCGCGGCCCCGACCGGGCCCCTACTCAAATTTGCGCTTGAATTCCAGAAACTCCGCACGCAGGTCGTCCAGCGCCTGCCGCAGACCCGCAACCGCCTGTTCCAGCGCGGCGATCCCTTCGGAGGAAGCCGCGCCAGGCCCCGGTGCGGCGGCCGACACGGGTTCGCCCCTTTCTGCCTCCGGCTCCGGTGGGCAGAAGCAGTGGGCAAAACGGTTTTCCTTGTGCCCCGGCCGGCGGGGGAGTTCCGCCGCAAACGGCCCCTGCTCGTGGGCGATCAGCCTCTGCAGGGTGTGCTCCACCGCGGCCAGGCCGCCAAACTCCAGCAGCCGGGCGCTGCGCGCGCGCAGTTCACCGGCGGTCTGGGGCCCGCGCAGGAGCAGTTCACACAGCAAGGCGAGTTCGCTTACGGAAAAATCGGCCGTGTCTTTCAGGTTGTGCTCGTACTTGGGGACGCGGCTGCCCTGGGTCTTGACCTGCCAGACCAGCCGCCGGCGGCGCAGCCCGTCCAGCCCCCGGATGACGGCCGCCTCGTCCAGGGTCATGACCGGGTCGCGGTTGGTCTTCTGGTTGCAGGCGGCAATCAGGGCGTTCAGGGTCAGCGGGTAATAGTCGGGGGTCGCCATCTGCTTTTCGATCAGCGCCCCCAGGATGCGGGCTTCGACGGGATCCAGCGAAATATCCATGCGGTTCCTCCGGCTGCCGGCGCTGCCGCCGGCAAAATGGGGATGATCCCCCGCCACCGACGGGCGCCCCCTGCCCCGCCGGCGGGAAAATCAAGGGGCGGACATGCGGGTTTTTTTACCACGCTTTGGGAAAAACTGGGAAGAAAAATGAAAAAAATCGGTCCCCCGCCGCACAATCCGCTTGACGCGCGCAGGGGGCGGCCGCACCATACAGTCGATGAGCCAAAACCGGACCGCGGCCGCCGGGAATACATCCCGGGGCAGCACGACCGCCGCGCCCCTTGACCAGGAGCCACGCCCATGCTGGTGAATGCCTATCCCGGCTTCGACTGCCACATCCACAGCAGCTTTTCGGACGGTTGCGCGAGCCTCGAAGCCATGGCCCGCAGCGCCGTTGCCCGGGGTCTGAACGGTGTGGTGTTCACCGACCACATGCCGCTGCCCTTCGAAAACCGCTATGCCCTGGCGCATCGACGGTTGGAGGCCTATCGCGCCGAGATCCAGGCCGTGCGCCGGCGGATGAGCGGCCGCCTGCAGGTGCTGATGGGACTGGAGATGGAATACCTGCCTTCCCACGGCGCCTGGAGCCGAGAGATCGCCCAAGACCCCTGGGACGTCCTGATCGCATCGGTGCACCAGCTGGAAGAGAAAGGCCGGCGTTTCCTGATCAACGGCACTGCGGCGGAGTTCGTCACGGCCCTGGAAACCGGTTTCGGGGGGGACCTCCGGCGCCTCTGCGAGGCCTACTACCGACAGAGCATCGCCATGGTTGAAACCGGCCTGTTCCGCATCCTGGGCCACCTGGACGTCCTGGGCAAACACAACCGCAACGGACGCTTTTTCGACGAAAGCGCCCCCTGGTACCGGGAGTTGGTGGCCGCGCTGCTGGCGGCCGTCGGGCAGGCCGGAATGGTGGTGGAGATCAACACCGGCGGTCTGGACCACGACGTCCGCAGCGCCTACCCGGGCCCCCGGATTCTGGCGGCTATCGAGAAGAAGGGGATTCCCGTCTGCCTCTCCTCGGATGCCCACCGGCCGGAGGATGTCGCCCGCCACTTCGCGCGTTTCCCGACGGCGGCTCAGCAGGAGCCCTGACGGCACCGGCGCCGAGTGCCGTTCAGGTTCTCGGGTGCCATTTGCGCCAACCGCGGTAGGCCGCCAGCTCACCCTGCAGCGCGTTGATGATGGTGGTCAAAACGGCCAGGTCATCCATGAAGCCCAGCAGCGGGATGAAGTCGGGAACCAGATCGGTGGGGACGAGGAAATAGATCAGGCCGGCTGCGATCACCCCCAGGGTGATCCCGTCCAGCCGGTAGCGGCCGGCGACGGCATCCCGAAAAAGACCATACAGATCGTTGACCGCTGCCATGACCTTGCCGAAGACCGGCGTGGCCCGCTGCATTTTGCGTTCGAAAGCCCCCTTCTCGTCATACGCCTCGAAATCCCGCCCGCCCGCAAACCGCAGCATCCGATCATACGTCTTGCGCCGCCCGGGATCGCCCAGGACGTGATAGGCCTGGTTCAGGACCTTGGTGATCTCCTCTGCCTCGGCCTGCCGCTGGGGGTTTTTGTCAGGGTGAAACTCCTTGAGCTTGCGGTGGTAGGCATGCCGGATCTCTGCCGCGGGGGCTGCGGGATCGACCTCCAGGAATTCGTAGTAGTTGGGTGATGGGTCCATGGCGACGGTTTCCGCTGGGATGGCGCACGGCAGTTGGCGGACAGTAGGCAATGATCGCTGGCCTGTCAACCGCCATCAGTCCACCAGATGCTGAAAAAGCGGATTAACCCCTTTCCCGGCCATCCGGTGGCGGGATGGCCGCCGACTGCAAGCGGTGGGATTTGACAAAAAGGCTTCGATCCTTACCCCTTCTGGAACGCGGCTGCCACCGGAGGGTGCGGCCCGTCCACAACCGTTTGCCATCAGGGGGCATCCACGGCCCGGCACCATCTGCCGCCGGCCGCCGCCCCCCGGGGAGGACCGATCCGATGCCCCATAGAGTCTCTTGCCGATACTGCCTGATCGCCCTGTTGGCCCTGGGGCTTGCCATGCCCATGCTGTCGCCGGCCGCCGCTCAGCCGGCAGCTCCCGTGATCCTCAAGGAAGTGCGCCGCGACCGCTTCGTGGATCGCGTGGAAGCTTTGGGCACCCTGCGCGCCAACGAGAGCGTCGATCTGACCGCGACGGTGTCCGAAACGGTGACCGACATCCATTTCGAAGATGGTCAACGGGTCGCCCGGGGGGACATCCTGGCGGAGATGACCAGCCGGGAGGAGCACGCCTTGCTGGAGGAGGCCCTCTCCACCGTCACCGAAGCCAAGAGCCAGTATGAGCGCGTGCGCCCCCTGGCCCAGCGCGGCTCGGCTTCCCAATCCCTGCTGGAGCAGCGGCGGCGCGAGTACGAGACGGCCCGGGCGCGGCTGCAGGCCATCGAATCCCGCCTGCGCGACCGCCTGGTCATCGCGCCGTTTGACGGTGTCGTGGGCTTGCGCAACATCAGCGTGGGGACCTTCATCGAGCCGGGGGACCTCATCACCACCCTGGACGACGACAGTGTGATGAAGCTGGACTTTACCGTGCCGGCGGTTCACCTGGCAACCCTGCGTCCGGGGCTGCCCATCGAAGCGCGGTCGGCCGCTTTTACCGGGCGCGAGTTCCAGGGCACGGTGACCAGCATCGACAGCCGCATCGACCCGGTGACGCGTTCCATCACCGGCCGGGCCGTGCTGGCAAACCCGGAGCGGGAGCTGAAGCCGGGGCTGTTGATGAGCCTCGCACTGCTCAAAAACCCCCGGGATGTTCTGGTCGTTCCGGAAGAGGCCCTGATCCCCAGCGGGCAGCAAAACCACGTCCTGGTGGTGGACCCGAACGCTCCGCAGCCGGTCGCCCAGCAGCGCCCGGTGACCATCGGCGCCCGCCGGCCGGGGGAGGTGGAAATCCGCGAGGGCCTCGAAGCCGGCGAATTCGTCGTGATCCACGGCACCCTCCGCGCCCGGCCGGGCCAGCCGGTGAACGTGACGGCCGTGGCCGCTGGCGACGAATCCCTGCAGGACCTGCTGACCCGGGCGCAGGGGAGGACCGAGTGATGCTGCTCTCCGACGTTTCGGTCAAACGCCCGGTCTTCGCCTCGGTGATCTCCCTGCTGCTGGTGATCTTCGGCCTGGTGGCCTTCGGGCGGCTGCCCCTGCGGGAGTACCCGGACATCGACCCGCCGGTGGTCTCCATCGACACCCGCTATCCCGGTGCGGCGGCCAATGTCGTCGAAACCCAGATCACCCAGCCGATCGAGGAGCGCATCGCGGGCGTCGAGGGCATCGCCGCGATTTCCTCCAGCAGCGAGGACGGACGGTCCGTGGTGACGGTGGAGTTCAACACCGGCCGGGATGTGGACGGAGCGGCCAACGATATCCGCGACCGGGTCGCGGGCATCCTGGACGACCTGCCCGAGGAGGCCGAAGCGCCCGAAATCCAGAAGGTGGATTCCAACGAAGACGTGATCATGTGGCTGAACCTGACCAGCGACCGCCTGGGCGTGCCGGAGTTGACCGATTACGCCGAGCGCTACCTGGTAGACTATTTCAGCGTCCTGGACGGCGTCGCCCGGGTGCGGGTCGGCGGCGGTCAGCGCTATGCCATGCGGATCTGGCTGGACCGGCAGGCCATGGCGGCCCGCAATATCACGGTGGCCGACGTCGAGGACGCCCTGCGGGCCGAAAACTCGGAGCTGCCGGCGGGCAGCATCGAATCACGCCAGCGGCAGTTCACGGTGCGCGTCCAGCGCGCCTTTCGCACCGCCGGGGACTTCGCCCAGCTGGTCATCGCCCGGGGGGAGGACGGACACCTGGTGCGCATGGGGGACATCGCCCGGGTGCAGCGGGGCACCGAAGAGGACCGCACCTTCTTCCGGGGCAACGGTGTCTCCATGGTGGGAATCGGTATCATCAAGCAATCCACGGCCAACACGATCCAGGTGGCGCGCGCCGCCAAGGCGGAAATGGAGCGCCTCAACCCGACCCTGCCCGAGGGCATGACCATCGCCCAGAGCTACGACACGTCGGTTTTCGTGGAAGGCGCCATCAACGAGGTCTACAAAACCCTGGCCATCGCCATCCTCCTGGTGGTGGTGGTGATCTACCTCTTTCTGGGCAGCGTCCGGGCCACCCTGGTTCCCGCGGTGACCGTGCCGGTTTCCATCGTCGCCAGTTTCATCGTGCTCTATGCCCTCGATTTTTCGGTCAACCTGCTGACCCTCCTGGCGCTGGTCCTGGCCATCGGGCTGGTGGTGGACGACGCCATCGTGGTTCTGGAGAACATCTTCCGGCGCATGGCCGAAAAAGGCGAATCCCCGCTGGTGGCGGCATACAGGGGCACCCGCCAGGTGGGCTTTGCGGTGGTTGCCACCTCGCTGGTGCTGATCGCGGTCTTCGTTCCGATCGCGTTTCTGGAGGGCGACGTGGGCCGCCTGTTTTCCGAGTTCGCCCTGACCATGGCGGCGGCCGTGGCCTTTTCCAGCATCGTGGCCCTCAGCCTCTCCCCGATGCTGGCCTCGAAGATCCTGAAAAGGCCCTCCAGCGGCCCTCCCCGCGGCGTCGCGGCGGGGACCGACGCCCTCTTCCGGTGGACGCGCAGGCGCTACCGCCGCCTGCTCAACCGCAGCCTGAAGCACCCCCTGCCAGTTGTCGGGCTCTTTGTCCTGCTGCTGGTGGCAGCGGCCTGGCTCTTGGTTCAAATTCCCACCGAATACGCCCCCCAGGAGGACCGGGGCGCATTTTTCGTGATCGTCAACGGTCCCGAGGGGGCCTCTTTCGCCTACATGCAGGAGTACATGGACGAAATCGAGCGCCGCCTGATGCCATTCGTCACCAGCGGCGAGGCCACCCGGCTGCTGGTGCGGGCCCCGCGCACCTTCGCCAACTTCGAGAACTTCAACACCGGGATCGTGATTTTCGTTCTGGATGACTGGGACCGCCGCCGGTCCGCCTGGACCATCATGGAGGACGTGCGCGCCCGCCTGGCCGGTCTTCCGGGGGTGCGAGCCTTCCCGGTCATGCGCCAGGGCTTCGGGGCTTCCATCCAGAAACCGCTGCAGTTCGTGCTCGGCGGCGGCACCTACGCCGAACTAGCCCAGTGGCGGGATATCCTGCTGGAACGGATCGCGGCCGACAACCCGGGGCTGGTGGGGATCGACTGGGACTACAAGGAGACCAAACCGCAGCTGCAGGTCAGCATCGACTACGACCGCGCCGCCGATCTGGGGGTGACCGTCGGCACCATCGGCCGGACCCTGGAAACGCTGCTGGGCTCCCGGCGGCTGACCACCTACATCGATGCAGGCGAGGTCTACGACGTGATCCTGGAGGGGACGCGTGAGGCCCAGCGCACCCCCACCGACCTGCAGCACATCTTTGTCCGCTCCGACCGCAGCAACGAATTGATCCCCCTCTCCAACTTCGTGGAAGTGGCGGAACTGGCCGATTCCGGCACCCTCAACCGCTACAACCGGGTGCGCGCCATCACCCTGGAGGCCAACCTGGCCGATGGCCTGGCCCTGGGCGAGGCCCTGGCCTATTTGGAAGGCCTGGCCCGGGAGCACCTGCCGGAAAACGTCATCATCGACTACAAGGGGCAGTCCCAGGACTACAAGTTCTCGTCGCGGTCGATCCTCTTCGTCTTCCTGCTGGGCATCCTGGTGGTGTTTCTGGTGCTGGCGGCGCAATTTGAAAGCTACATCAACCCCCTGGTGATCATGCTGACGGTGCCCCTGGCCATCGCCGGGGGTCTCTTGGGGATTTACGTGACCGGCGCCACCTTGAACCTCTACAGCCAGATCGGGCTGATCATGCTGGTGGGCCTGGCGGCCAAAAACGGAATCCTGATCGTGGAGTTCGCCAACCAGCTGCGGGGTCAGCGGATGAGTTTTCACCGCGCCATTCTTACGGCCGCCGAAGTCCGCCTGCGCCCCATCGTCATGACCGGGGTGACCACCGCCGCCGGCGCTGTGCCCCTGATCCTGTCCGCCGGCGCCGGGGCCGAAACCCGGATGGTGATCGGCACGGTGGTCCTGGCAGGGGTCCTGTCGGCCACCTTTTTCACCCTCTTCGTGGTGCCGGTGGCCTACGGCCTGCTTTCCCGGCGAAGCCGGATCCCCGGCGAGGTCGCCCGCCGTCTGGAACGCGAGCAGGCTGCGCTGGGCCGGGGGCTGGCCAATTAGTTTGCCCATCAGCAACCGCCGCCGCCGGTTCCGACAGCCCCAGGGTTGATGGGCCGCTGAGACAAAAATCGGGATGGTGGTGTTGCGTTTTTAAAAGACGACAGCCGAATTTATCGCCCTTGATGCAGAAAGCGTTTTATGTCCCGTCGTCCCGGGCCGAGCATCGCAGCGGCCGGCGATAAAGGCCCTGTGGCTGTTTGAGCGTAAGCGAGTTCCACAGGTCCCGCCGGCTGCGAGAAGCGCAGGGCAGCCCGAAGGGCCCCGGGGCGCGGGCGGCTTTTTTTGGTTACTTTTCTTGTCCGCACAAGAAAATGAACACAGACCAATCGGAGTTGTAAATCCCGTCTATCCCCGGGTTATCCGGCAATGTTTTCTGCAAAAACACCGCACGGCGGGGTAAAATGCTTTTTACGCCGCAATCAAGGTTGCGCCCTATTCCCGCCACCCGCCGCGGGCGCGCATCAAGCGCGCCTGGATGAGCACCCCACCGGCCAATAGAACCAAAAAGCCACCGGCCTCCAGGGCCGGGCCGAGCTCCACCGCCTGGACCACCAGCGAGGCGCCGGCGAGAGAGGAGATCAGGATCAGGCCCCAGTCGAAGAGCAGGTAGAGAAGCACCGCGCCCAGGACCCCACCAAGGAGAATGGCCCCCCAGGCCCACGGCGCGGGCAGAGGCCCCCAAAGCGCCAGGAGGTTCAGCACGCTCACACCCCCAGCCCCAAAACCGGCCAGACCGACCGCCAGCCGCTGAAACACCAGAGCGATCAGCGCCCCCAACACCCCGAGCCCCAGCGAAAAAACCAGAATCAGAATTTCGGAGTGCAGCCCCCAGAACTGCTGGCCCAGGTGAAGACCGGCGAAAAACCCGATACCCGCCACGAACAGCCAGAACAGCTTGCGGCCCAGGACCAGCAGCAACAGCCCCACCACCACCGAGGTCCAGATCATGGTAATTTTCCTTGGATGGGGCGACGGGCGGCGCACCCCATGCCGCATCTCCCCGGTTTAAGAAGCTTTTGGCCGGTGGTACCGACCAACGGCCGACACGGTTTCGCCCCACCGCTGAGCCCTTCAGCCGCCGTTTGGCGCATCCCCCCGGATGGCCGCCAGAAACCGCTCGCCGTAACGGTCGGCCTTAGCCTCGCCCACCCCGCCGATGGCCAGCAGGTCTTCCCGGCTGGCCGGGCGGCTGACGGCCATCTCCCGCAGGGTCTTGTCGTGGAAGATCACGTAGGCCGGCAGCTCCAGCTCCTTTGCGATCTCAAGGCGCAGGCGGCGCAGAACCTCCCAGAGCTCCGCGGCCGGACCGTCCAGTGCCGCAGCTACCGTTGCGGCCTGGGGGTCGCGCGGCTTGGCGGCCTTGGGCGGGTGCCTGTCTTTGCGCAGGCGGATCTTTTCTTCACCCGTTAGTACCGGCCGACTTTTCTCGCTCAGGCGGTAACCGGTGCGTTCGGACATCTCCACCGTGAGGTAGCCCGCGGCCATCAGCTGCCGGAAGACCGAGCGCCACTCCGTGGCCGAGAGCTCCCGCCCCACCCCGAAGGTCTTCAGGCGGTGGTGGCCGAAGCGCCGGATGCGCTCATTTTCCTTTCCCAGCAGCACATCCACCAGGTAGGCGGCGCCGAAGCGCTGGCCGGTGCGGTAGACCGCCGAAAGCGCCTTCTGGGCGGCCACGGTCCCGTCCCAGGTTTCGGGCGCCTCCCGGCAGGTGCCGCAGTTGCCGCAGGGCGCGTCTAGGGTTTCGCCGAAATAGCGCAGCAGCACCTGCCGCCGGCAGGCGGTGGTTTCGCAGTAGCCCAGGACCGCTTCCAGCTTGCGCTGCTGAACCAGCTTGAAGCGCTCGTCGCCCTCGGATCGGGCGAGCATCTGGCGCACGGCCACCACGTCGGCCAGCGAATAGAGCATCCAGGCGTCGCTGGGAGACCCGTCGCGCCCGGCCCGGCCGGTCTCCTGATAATAGGCCTCCATGCTGGTGGGCACGTCGAAGTGCACCACGAAGCGCACATCCGGCCGGTCGATACCCAGGCCGAAGGCGATCGTGGCGACCACCACGATGACCTCCTCGCGGGCGAAGCGCTGCTGCCGCCGGCTGCGCTCGGCCGCATCGATGCCCGCGTGGTAGGCGACGGCTTTGATGCCCTTGGCCGCCAGCCAGGCCGCCAGGTCGTCCACCCGCTTGCGGCTGCGGCAGTAGACAATCCCGGTATCGGCCGGGTGCTCGGCCTGGATGAAGCGCAGCACCTGCTGCCGGCCGTTTTCCTTCAACGCCACCCGGTAGCAGATGTTGGGCCGGTCGAAGCTGGACAGGAACTGGGCGGCCGCCTTCAGCTCCAGCTTTTCGAGGATCTCCTGGCGGGTGGCGGCATCGGCGGTGGCCGTCAGCGCAATTCGCGGCACCCCGGCAAAGCGGCGGGTCACGCTGGCGATCTGAAGATACTCCGGTCGGAAATCGTGCCCCCACTGGGAGACGCAGTGGGCCTCGTCGATGGCGAAGAGGGCGATCCGCAACCGGGAGAGAAATTCCTGGAAGCGCTCGCTTATCAGCCGCTCGGGCGCCACGTAGAGCAGGTCGGTCTCACCGGCCAGAGCACGCGCCGCAACCGCCGCGGCCGACTCCGGCGCCAGGCTCGAATTCAGGAAATCGGCCCGCAACCCGTTTTGGCGCAACCCCGCCACCTGATCCTGCATCAGCGCGATCAGCGGCGAGACCACCAGGCCGACGCCCTCCCGGATGATCGCCGGAATCTGAAAGCAGAGGGATTTGCCGCTGCCGGTGGGCATCAGCACAAAGGCGTCGCCGCCGGCCAGCACCTGGGCGATCACCTCGCGCTGATGCTCACGGAAGCTATCGTAGCCGAAAAACTTGTGCAGCACATCCTGGGGAGTCATAGGGGGATCCGGGGGGTGGATGGTTTTTAGCGGGGGGATCGCGTTGGGCGGCCGCACGCGAGGACCCGGACGACGGCCCAACGGTCCGGATCGGGGCGCGTCCGGGCCGCCCAGGTGAGATCGGGGGTTTCCACCGCCCTCAGGGGGCCGCCGGTATGACCAGAACCGGTATCGGGCAGTCGCGCACCACCTTGCGCGAGGTGCCCCCCATCAGCGCCTCCTGCACCAGGCCGTGGCCGCGGTTGCCCACCACCAACAGATCGTAGGCCCCCGTGGCGGCGTGCTCCAGGATGCGCTCGGCCGCCTTGCCGGGCTCCACGATGACTTCATGCAGGATGAAGCGGCAGGCCGCTATCTGGTCCCCGGCCTCGGTGCAAAAGCGCTCGATGCCGGCTTTGATCCCCGCGATCAGCGTCTCCTGGTTCTGGCGCCGCAACTCCGAAACATCCCCCAGACCCAAAAACGCGGTCAACAACAATTCGGCGTTGGGCGGCAGCTTCTCGATCACGTGCAATACCGTGACGGTCGCCTGGCAGATCTCCGCCAAGCCGGCGGCATAGGCCAAGGCCTGGGTGGCGGTTTCGGAGAGGTCGGTGGCCACCAGAATCTTTTGGATCCGGGGTTTGTGAACCATTTTCGCTCCTCCCAAGGGCGTTGCGGGCATCGCCGGGCGGACGGCCCGGTGGCGGGACGGCGGCGCCGGGGGTGCGGCTTACGGCCCTTCCCTGGGGAAGGCCCCACTGCCGCATTGAAAATGAAAATAGAGAACAGGCGCGGAAGGTGTCAAGGATAAATATCGGGGCATGCGGTTTGAAGAGTGGCCGCGGTTGAGCAGCCAGTCTTTGATGGCGTCCCGGATTTACCGCACCTGGGCAAGCTGCTCCTCTGGAGAGCCGGCCGCCTGGGCCGGATCGGGA contains these protein-coding regions:
- a CDS encoding efflux RND transporter periplasmic adaptor subunit, whose product is MPHRVSCRYCLIALLALGLAMPMLSPAAAQPAAPVILKEVRRDRFVDRVEALGTLRANESVDLTATVSETVTDIHFEDGQRVARGDILAEMTSREEHALLEEALSTVTEAKSQYERVRPLAQRGSASQSLLEQRRREYETARARLQAIESRLRDRLVIAPFDGVVGLRNISVGTFIEPGDLITTLDDDSVMKLDFTVPAVHLATLRPGLPIEARSAAFTGREFQGTVTSIDSRIDPVTRSITGRAVLANPERELKPGLLMSLALLKNPRDVLVVPEEALIPSGQQNHVLVVDPNAPQPVAQQRPVTIGARRPGEVEIREGLEAGEFVVIHGTLRARPGQPVNVTAVAAGDESLQDLLTRAQGRTE
- a CDS encoding efflux RND transporter permease subunit, producing MLLSDVSVKRPVFASVISLLLVIFGLVAFGRLPLREYPDIDPPVVSIDTRYPGAAANVVETQITQPIEERIAGVEGIAAISSSSEDGRSVVTVEFNTGRDVDGAANDIRDRVAGILDDLPEEAEAPEIQKVDSNEDVIMWLNLTSDRLGVPELTDYAERYLVDYFSVLDGVARVRVGGGQRYAMRIWLDRQAMAARNITVADVEDALRAENSELPAGSIESRQRQFTVRVQRAFRTAGDFAQLVIARGEDGHLVRMGDIARVQRGTEEDRTFFRGNGVSMVGIGIIKQSTANTIQVARAAKAEMERLNPTLPEGMTIAQSYDTSVFVEGAINEVYKTLAIAILLVVVVIYLFLGSVRATLVPAVTVPVSIVASFIVLYALDFSVNLLTLLALVLAIGLVVDDAIVVLENIFRRMAEKGESPLVAAYRGTRQVGFAVVATSLVLIAVFVPIAFLEGDVGRLFSEFALTMAAAVAFSSIVALSLSPMLASKILKRPSSGPPRGVAAGTDALFRWTRRRYRRLLNRSLKHPLPVVGLFVLLLVAAAWLLVQIPTEYAPQEDRGAFFVIVNGPEGASFAYMQEYMDEIERRLMPFVTSGEATRLLVRAPRTFANFENFNTGIVIFVLDDWDRRRSAWTIMEDVRARLAGLPGVRAFPVMRQGFGASIQKPLQFVLGGGTYAELAQWRDILLERIAADNPGLVGIDWDYKETKPQLQVSIDYDRAADLGVTVGTIGRTLETLLGSRRLTTYIDAGEVYDVILEGTREAQRTPTDLQHIFVRSDRSNELIPLSNFVEVAELADSGTLNRYNRVRAITLEANLADGLALGEALAYLEGLAREHLPENVIIDYKGQSQDYKFSSRSILFVFLLGILVVFLVLAAQFESYINPLVIMLTVPLAIAGGLLGIYVTGATLNLYSQIGLIMLVGLAAKNGILIVEFANQLRGQRMSFHRAILTAAEVRLRPIVMTGVTTAAGAVPLILSAGAGAETRMVIGTVVLAGVLSATFFTLFVVPVAYGLLSRRSRIPGEVARRLEREQAALGRGLAN
- a CDS encoding TMEM198/TM7SF3 family protein codes for the protein MIWTSVVVGLLLLVLGRKLFWLFVAGIGFFAGLHLGQQFWGLHSEILILVFSLGLGVLGALIALVFQRLAVGLAGFGAGGVSVLNLLALWGPLPAPWAWGAILLGGVLGAVLLYLLFDWGLILISSLAGASLVVQAVELGPALEAGGFLVLLAGGVLIQARLMRARGGWRE